From one Chryseobacterium culicis genomic stretch:
- a CDS encoding Nif3-like dinuclear metal center hexameric protein has protein sequence MKLKTVIAKIEEEISIRQAEDFDNVGLLCGVYDRDVSGILVCHDALENVVEEAIERNCNLIVCFHPIIFSGLKSLTGKNYVERAVLKAIENKIAIYAIHTAFDNDFFGVNHGICSQLGLRNMKILQPKENNLKQLTVFVPKEYSEKVKEAMFSAGAGNIGFYDECSFTVNGNGTFRPVEGSNPFSGQQGIRENADEDMISVIFESFKQGQIVGAMKAAHPYEEVAHQVYSLDNKNHHAGLGMYGDLEVEMDEKDFLGFVKEKFGLEVIKHSSFNNKKIRRVGVLGGSGASGIRSAAAKKCDAYLTGDLKYHDYFLAESKMLICDIGHYESEQFVTQQLFEILSQKFSTFAISKSIEKTNPVNYFI, from the coding sequence ATGAAGCTAAAAACTGTAATTGCAAAAATTGAAGAGGAGATCAGTATCAGACAGGCTGAAGATTTTGATAATGTAGGATTGCTGTGTGGGGTTTATGACCGTGATGTATCCGGGATTCTGGTTTGCCATGATGCGCTGGAAAATGTAGTAGAAGAGGCCATTGAGAGAAACTGTAATCTGATTGTATGTTTTCATCCCATCATATTTTCCGGACTAAAATCTTTAACAGGGAAAAACTATGTAGAAAGAGCTGTTTTAAAAGCTATTGAAAATAAAATAGCCATCTATGCCATCCACACCGCATTTGATAATGATTTCTTTGGGGTAAATCACGGAATATGCAGTCAGTTAGGACTCAGGAATATGAAGATTCTACAGCCGAAAGAAAATAATTTAAAACAGTTAACGGTTTTTGTTCCCAAAGAATATTCGGAAAAAGTAAAAGAAGCCATGTTCTCTGCCGGAGCAGGAAATATCGGATTTTATGATGAATGCAGTTTTACAGTGAATGGGAACGGAACATTCAGGCCGGTAGAAGGTTCAAATCCGTTTTCCGGACAGCAGGGAATTCGTGAAAATGCAGATGAAGATATGATTTCCGTGATTTTTGAAAGCTTTAAACAGGGACAGATTGTAGGTGCCATGAAGGCTGCACACCCTTATGAAGAAGTAGCGCATCAGGTGTATAGTCTTGATAATAAAAATCATCATGCCGGATTGGGAATGTATGGTGATCTGGAAGTGGAGATGGATGAAAAGGATTTCCTTGGATTTGTAAAAGAAAAATTTGGGCTGGAAGTGATAAAACATTCCTCCTTCAATAATAAAAAAATTAGAAGAGTAGGGGTTTTGGGAGGCTCAGGAGCCAGTGGAATACGATCAGCAGCAGCCAAGAAATGTGATGCTTATCTTACCGGAGATCTTAAATATCACGACTATTTTTTAGCAGAGTCTAAAATGTTGATCTGTGATATAGGACATTACGAGTCAGAACAATTTGTTACTCAACAATTATTTGAAATTTTATCACAAAAATTTAGTACATTTGCAATTTCAAAATCTATTGAAAAAACAAACCCAGTAAATTATTTCATTTAA
- a CDS encoding zinc ribbon domain-containing protein, translated as MAKTNDISVEEKLRALYDLQIIDSRLDEIRNTRGELPIEVEDLEIEIEGLEKRAEKFHADIKDQDDQIKTKHEVINHAKTLIEKYKSQQDNVRNNKEFEALGKEMEFQDLEIQLAEKRIKEFGAKIAHKNETLSELNTKIDDLKSHLKFKKEELDGLISETQKEEEYLIEQSKEFAGKIDERLLASYNRIRTNSINGLAVVGLERGAPKGSFFTIPPQKQMEIAQRKKIIIDEHSGKILVDDELVIEENEKMKSVIKF; from the coding sequence ATGGCAAAAACCAACGATATTTCAGTTGAAGAAAAATTAAGAGCTTTATACGATTTACAGATCATTGATTCAAGATTGGATGAAATCCGAAATACTAGAGGAGAATTGCCAATTGAAGTTGAAGATCTTGAAATCGAGATTGAAGGTCTTGAAAAAAGAGCTGAAAAATTTCATGCTGATATCAAAGATCAGGACGATCAGATCAAAACAAAGCATGAAGTGATTAACCATGCTAAAACTTTAATTGAGAAATACAAATCTCAGCAGGATAATGTAAGAAACAATAAAGAGTTTGAAGCATTAGGGAAGGAAATGGAATTCCAGGATCTGGAAATTCAGCTTGCTGAAAAAAGAATTAAAGAATTCGGAGCTAAAATTGCTCACAAGAACGAAACTTTAAGCGAACTGAATACTAAGATCGACGATTTGAAAAGCCACTTAAAATTCAAGAAAGAAGAATTGGATGGTTTGATCTCTGAAACTCAGAAAGAAGAAGAATATCTTATAGAGCAGTCTAAAGAATTCGCAGGTAAAATCGATGAGAGATTATTAGCTTCTTACAACAGAATCAGAACAAACTCTATCAACGGTCTTGCTGTAGTAGGATTAGAAAGAGGAGCTCCAAAAGGATCTTTCTTCACTATCCCTCCTCAAAAGCAGATGGAAATTGCTCAGAGAAAGAAAATCATCATTGATGAGCACTCTGGAAAAATCCTTGTTGACGACGAATTGGTAATCGAGGAAAACGAAAAAATGAAATCTGTAATTAAATTCTAA
- a CDS encoding AMP-dependent synthetase/ligase, whose amino-acid sequence MTIKRLFDIPHYALEKYPKTDMFVTKYHGEWKKTSTQEFINEGNKISRGLLKLGIKPGDKIALITTNSRTEWAIMDFGLSQIGVVSVPVYPSISPEDYEFIFNNAEIQYCFVSDKELLNKVMKVKHNIPSLQGIFTFDNISGAANWREILDLGKDESTQIEVDDLSNAINTEDLATIIYTSGTTGRPKGVMLTHNNIVSNVLGAIPRIPKKRSLDYKETRALSFLPICHIFERMLFYLYQYNGFSLYFAESIEKMGENVKEVKPHYMTVVPRLVEKVYDKIYNTGSSAGGLKSKIFFWALNLISKKKTISKPSGLQEIIADKLVFSKWREGLGGEIVTLVSGSAALSTRLNLMFQNAGIPILEGYGLTETSPVISVNSFDKMKVGTVGIPLDNLKVKIQEDGEITVKGPSVFKGYFQNEEMTKEAFTEDGFFKTGDIGHVDGDGFLQITDRKKEMFKTSGGKYIAPQTIENLAKASKFIEQIMVVGDGEKMPCALVQPDFEFAKSWAMRNNLNIGSTPEEIAKSAELKQRIEKEIDGINEHLGNWEKIKKIELTPEIWSIESGLLTPTLKLKRKAVKEKFIALYNKMYDHQD is encoded by the coding sequence ATGACGATCAAGAGATTATTCGATATTCCACACTACGCTTTAGAAAAATATCCTAAAACGGATATGTTTGTAACGAAATATCATGGTGAATGGAAAAAAACTTCTACCCAGGAGTTTATTAATGAGGGAAATAAGATATCCAGAGGATTATTGAAGCTTGGTATAAAACCGGGTGATAAAATTGCTTTGATTACAACCAATTCCCGTACAGAATGGGCTATAATGGATTTCGGACTTTCTCAGATCGGAGTTGTTTCAGTGCCTGTTTATCCAAGTATTTCTCCGGAAGATTATGAATTCATCTTCAATAATGCTGAAATTCAATACTGTTTTGTTTCTGATAAAGAGCTGTTGAATAAAGTAATGAAAGTAAAACACAATATCCCGAGTTTACAGGGTATTTTTACTTTTGATAATATTAGTGGTGCTGCCAACTGGAGAGAAATTCTTGATCTGGGTAAAGATGAATCTACACAAATTGAAGTGGATGACCTTTCTAACGCGATCAATACGGAAGATCTTGCAACCATTATTTATACTTCCGGAACTACCGGAAGACCGAAAGGAGTAATGCTTACTCATAATAATATTGTTTCAAACGTATTGGGAGCCATTCCGAGAATTCCCAAGAAAAGAAGTCTGGATTATAAGGAAACAAGAGCATTAAGCTTCCTTCCTATCTGCCATATTTTTGAAAGAATGCTGTTCTATCTGTATCAGTACAACGGTTTTTCTCTTTATTTTGCGGAAAGCATTGAGAAAATGGGTGAAAACGTAAAAGAAGTGAAGCCTCATTATATGACGGTAGTACCAAGGCTGGTAGAAAAAGTATATGACAAAATTTACAATACAGGATCTTCTGCAGGAGGATTAAAATCAAAAATATTCTTCTGGGCGCTGAACTTAATCAGTAAGAAGAAAACTATTTCAAAGCCATCCGGACTTCAGGAAATCATTGCTGACAAATTGGTATTTTCCAAATGGAGAGAAGGTTTAGGAGGTGAAATTGTGACATTGGTTTCAGGATCTGCGGCATTGTCTACAAGGCTTAACTTAATGTTTCAGAATGCGGGAATTCCTATTTTGGAAGGGTATGGTTTAACAGAAACCTCTCCGGTAATTTCTGTCAACAGCTTTGATAAGATGAAAGTGGGAACCGTAGGGATTCCATTGGATAATTTAAAAGTTAAAATTCAGGAAGACGGTGAAATTACCGTAAAAGGACCATCCGTATTCAAAGGATATTTCCAAAATGAAGAAATGACAAAAGAAGCCTTCACAGAAGATGGTTTCTTCAAAACCGGAGATATCGGACATGTGGATGGTGACGGATTTTTACAGATCACTGACCGTAAGAAAGAAATGTTCAAGACATCGGGTGGGAAATATATTGCTCCTCAGACGATTGAAAATTTAGCAAAAGCCTCTAAATTCATTGAGCAGATCATGGTAGTGGGTGATGGTGAAAAAATGCCTTGTGCTTTGGTACAGCCTGATTTTGAATTTGCAAAAAGCTGGGCTATGAGAAACAACCTGAATATCGGTTCCACACCGGAAGAAATTGCGAAAAGCGCAGAACTTAAGCAAAGAATTGAAAAAGAGATTGACGGCATCAACGAGCATCTTGGAAACTGGGAGAAAATCAAAAAAATTGAGCTTACTCCTGAAATATGGAGCATTGAAAGCGGATTGCTTACTCCAACGTTAAAACTGAAAAGAAAAGCGGTAAAAGAGAAGTTTATTGCTTTGTATAATAAGATGTACGATCATCAGGATTAA
- a CDS encoding acyl-CoA dehydrogenase family protein — protein MDFNLSEEQLMIQQAARDFAQNELLPGVIERDRDQKFPAEQVKKMGEMGLLGMMVDPKYGGAGMDSVSYVLAMEEIAKIDASAAVVMSVNNSLVCAGLEKFASEEQKVKYLTPLASGQVIGAFALSEPEAGSDATSQKTTAEDKGDYYLLNGIKNWITNGGTASYYIVIAQTDPEKKHKGINAFIVERGWEGFEIGLKEDKLGIRGSDTHSLIFNNVKVPKENRIGADGFGFNFAMAVLNGGRIGIASQALGIASGAYELALKYAKTRKAFKTEIINHQAIAFKLADMATQITAARMLCFKAACEKDAGKDISESGAMAKLYSSQVAMDTTIEAVQIHGGYGYVKEYHVERLMRDAKITQIYEGTSEIQKIVISRSIAK, from the coding sequence ATGGACTTTAATTTATCGGAAGAACAGCTGATGATTCAGCAGGCAGCAAGAGATTTTGCACAAAATGAACTATTACCTGGAGTGATTGAAAGAGACCGTGACCAGAAATTCCCTGCAGAACAGGTGAAGAAAATGGGAGAAATGGGGCTTTTAGGAATGATGGTAGATCCAAAATACGGCGGTGCAGGTATGGACAGCGTTTCTTACGTGCTTGCGATGGAGGAGATTGCAAAAATAGATGCTTCTGCAGCTGTTGTAATGTCTGTAAACAACTCATTGGTTTGTGCCGGTCTTGAAAAATTTGCTTCTGAAGAGCAAAAAGTAAAATATCTTACCCCATTGGCAAGCGGACAGGTAATCGGAGCATTTGCATTATCTGAGCCGGAAGCAGGTTCTGATGCTACTTCTCAGAAAACAACTGCTGAAGATAAAGGAGATTACTACCTTTTAAACGGGATCAAAAACTGGATCACGAATGGTGGTACCGCTTCTTATTATATTGTAATTGCACAGACAGATCCTGAGAAAAAACACAAAGGGATCAATGCTTTCATTGTAGAAAGAGGATGGGAAGGTTTTGAAATCGGACTAAAAGAAGACAAATTAGGAATCAGAGGAAGTGATACACATTCTTTGATCTTTAACAACGTAAAAGTTCCAAAAGAAAACAGAATCGGTGCTGACGGATTCGGTTTCAACTTTGCAATGGCCGTATTGAACGGAGGAAGAATTGGTATTGCTTCCCAGGCTTTAGGTATTGCTTCAGGGGCTTACGAACTGGCATTGAAATATGCTAAAACAAGAAAAGCTTTCAAAACTGAAATTATCAACCACCAGGCGATTGCATTCAAATTAGCGGATATGGCTACTCAGATCACTGCTGCAAGAATGCTGTGTTTCAAAGCGGCTTGTGAAAAAGATGCAGGAAAAGATATTTCTGAAAGCGGGGCTATGGCAAAATTATACTCTTCTCAGGTAGCAATGGATACTACTATTGAAGCAGTACAGATCCACGGTGGATACGGATACGTGAAAGAATACCACGTAGAAAGATTAATGAGAGATGCCAAAATCACTCAGATCTACGAAGGAACTTCTGAAATTCAGAAAATCGTGATCTCAAGAAGCATCGCAAAATAA
- a CDS encoding DUF4349 domain-containing protein, whose protein sequence is MKKFILLVAVSSTFIMCKKGEVAQDTIHEAIHSADSAATVATEAIDNANKTADKVLDSASIRIKDFENTKNDIQQKIENTSKMVDSLSEKITTTKLESKIEKRDSTEKKPEKVAAKAPAPKIIKETKIIYKDKPKNDSYELNMPKDNMVKSGYLTIQAENTETVKEIIREEAHKNNGYIKSENLSYVESASPHGEDQKVYSLDIKVPLQHFDGLMDAISSNIGDIDTKDIQVSGRNYADNTICTININISDKEKTETEPKTFGGKSLAAIESGWDVITSIFLFILPLWPLFLIAGIGYYFYKKRNKNIPNNDSH, encoded by the coding sequence ATGAAAAAGTTCATCTTACTCGTTGCTGTATCAAGCACTTTCATTATGTGTAAAAAAGGAGAAGTGGCACAGGATACAATACATGAAGCGATCCACTCAGCTGACAGCGCTGCAACAGTTGCAACGGAAGCTATTGATAATGCCAATAAAACAGCAGATAAAGTTCTGGACTCTGCCAGTATCAGAATAAAAGATTTTGAAAATACTAAGAACGATATTCAGCAAAAAATAGAAAATACCTCAAAGATGGTAGATTCTTTATCTGAAAAAATAACAACAACAAAACTGGAATCCAAAATAGAAAAAAGGGATTCCACAGAGAAGAAACCTGAAAAAGTGGCTGCAAAAGCTCCGGCTCCAAAGATTATCAAAGAAACCAAGATCATTTATAAAGACAAACCTAAAAATGACAGTTATGAGCTGAATATGCCTAAAGACAATATGGTAAAATCAGGATATCTTACCATACAAGCAGAAAATACAGAAACAGTGAAGGAAATCATCAGAGAAGAAGCCCATAAAAATAACGGCTACATCAAAAGTGAAAACCTTTCTTACGTGGAATCTGCAAGTCCTCACGGAGAAGATCAAAAAGTCTACAGCCTGGACATCAAAGTTCCTCTCCAGCATTTTGATGGTTTAATGGATGCTATCAGCAGTAATATCGGGGATATTGATACGAAAGACATTCAGGTTTCAGGGCGAAACTATGCTGACAATACCATTTGTACGATCAATATAAATATCAGTGATAAAGAGAAAACAGAAACAGAACCTAAAACTTTCGGTGGAAAATCGTTAGCAGCCATCGAATCAGGCTGGGATGTGATTACTTCTATCTTCCTGTTTATTCTTCCGTTATGGCCTTTGTTTCTCATTGCCGGTATTGGATATTATTTTTATAAAAAGAGAAATAAAAACATTCCGAATAACGACTCTCACTAG
- a CDS encoding peptide chain release factor 3 — protein MSDLIKEIQKRKTFGIISHPDAGKTTLTEKLLLFGGAIQEAGAVKSNKIKKGATSDFMEIERQRGISVATSVLAFEYRDHKINILDTPGHKDFAEDTYRTLTAVDSVIVVIDVAKGVEEQTEKLVKVCRMRNIPMLVFINKLDREGKDAFDLLDEVEQKLGLTVCPLSLPIGMGSDFQGIYNIWENNIQLFLEEKKQKVGDSIKFDDINDTSIDDVIGEKAAKTLREELDLIQSVYPEFNREDYMKGDLQPVFFGSALNNFGVRELLDAFIDIAPMPQPKESDTRLVKPEESTFTGFVFKIHANMDPKHRDRLAFVKIVSGTFKRNENYLLVREGKKMKFSSPNAFFADKKEVVEESFPGDIVGLHDTGSFRIGDTLTGGEKLSFKGIPSFSPEHFRYINNNDPLKAKQLAKGIDQLMDEGVAQLFTLEMNGRKIIGTVGALQYEVIQYRLEHEYGAKCTYEPLSMHKACWVEADEKSEQFKEFARLKQRFLARDKYNQLVFLADSSFTIHMTQEKFPNVKLHFISEFREN, from the coding sequence ATGTCAGACTTAATCAAAGAAATACAAAAAAGAAAGACCTTCGGGATCATTTCCCACCCGGATGCCGGAAAAACAACCCTTACAGAAAAGTTACTTCTTTTCGGGGGCGCGATTCAGGAAGCAGGTGCGGTAAAATCCAACAAAATAAAAAAAGGAGCTACCTCCGACTTTATGGAAATCGAAAGACAGAGAGGGATCTCTGTAGCGACTTCCGTATTGGCTTTTGAATATAGAGACCATAAAATCAACATTCTCGATACTCCTGGTCACAAAGACTTTGCTGAAGATACCTACAGAACATTAACGGCTGTAGACTCAGTAATCGTTGTGATTGACGTTGCAAAAGGGGTTGAGGAACAAACTGAAAAACTGGTTAAGGTTTGCAGAATGAGAAACATCCCAATGTTGGTTTTCATCAATAAATTAGACCGTGAAGGTAAAGATGCCTTCGATCTGTTAGACGAAGTAGAACAAAAATTAGGATTAACAGTTTGTCCACTTTCTTTGCCAATTGGTATGGGAAGTGACTTTCAGGGAATTTATAATATCTGGGAAAACAATATTCAGCTATTCTTAGAAGAGAAAAAACAGAAAGTTGGGGATTCTATTAAGTTTGATGATATCAATGATACTTCTATTGATGATGTTATTGGTGAAAAAGCGGCAAAAACTTTAAGAGAAGAGCTTGATCTTATCCAGTCTGTTTACCCTGAGTTTAATCGTGAGGATTATATGAAAGGTGATCTTCAACCGGTATTCTTCGGTTCGGCTTTAAATAACTTTGGAGTTCGTGAATTACTGGATGCTTTCATTGATATCGCACCAATGCCGCAACCAAAAGAAAGTGATACCCGTCTGGTAAAGCCTGAAGAAAGCACTTTCACAGGATTCGTTTTCAAAATCCATGCGAATATGGATCCTAAGCACAGAGACAGACTTGCCTTTGTAAAGATTGTTTCCGGAACCTTCAAAAGAAACGAGAATTACTTATTGGTAAGAGAAGGTAAAAAAATGAAATTCTCCTCTCCTAACGCATTCTTTGCTGATAAAAAAGAAGTGGTGGAAGAAAGTTTCCCTGGTGATATCGTTGGCTTACATGATACCGGAAGTTTCAGAATCGGAGATACATTAACTGGTGGAGAAAAATTAAGCTTCAAAGGAATTCCAAGCTTCTCTCCTGAACATTTCCGTTATATCAACAACAATGATCCGTTAAAAGCTAAACAATTGGCAAAAGGTATTGATCAGCTGATGGATGAAGGGGTTGCGCAGCTATTTACCCTTGAAATGAACGGAAGAAAGATCATCGGAACTGTAGGAGCCCTTCAGTACGAGGTTATTCAATACCGTCTGGAACATGAATATGGGGCAAAATGTACGTATGAACCTCTATCCATGCACAAAGCATGTTGGGTAGAAGCTGATGAAAAGTCTGAACAGTTTAAAGAATTTGCAAGATTAAAGCAGAGATTCCTGGCAAGAGATAAATACAATCAATTGGTATTCCTTGCAGACTCTTCTTTCACGATTCATATGACCCAGGAAAAATTCCCGAATGTGAAATTACACTTCATCAGTGAGTTCAGAGAAAATTAA
- a CDS encoding CPBP family intramembrane glutamic endopeptidase yields MENSKYPKFTFTWFGGVVLVVGLFVGTMAVSLFSTFWKVVFRENLELKDWFLMLANSVGFLTAIAFFDFFIVRRTTQKRLNFNLSSVNFSTYLLIFPMMAGMMFISEFIAAQIPTTGPFFGDFYEYFTQLMNQLTDNPVVMIIMTVIMAPIFEEIIFRGIIQKGLINKGVEPWKAILYASIIFGVVHGNPWQFISAVMLGCVLGLVYHKTKSLLMPILLHAFNNLTLSLLVLYGKDESFAKVLHVSEWLILAVGIVLFSLFYYLFMKKYKVHYAEM; encoded by the coding sequence ATGGAAAATAGCAAATATCCGAAGTTTACGTTTACATGGTTTGGCGGTGTTGTTTTGGTGGTTGGATTATTCGTGGGAACAATGGCTGTTTCCTTATTCAGCACTTTTTGGAAAGTTGTTTTCCGGGAAAATCTTGAACTGAAAGACTGGTTTTTGATGCTAGCAAATTCTGTAGGATTTCTTACGGCTATTGCCTTTTTTGACTTTTTCATCGTAAGACGTACTACGCAAAAGAGACTTAACTTCAATTTATCATCGGTTAATTTCTCTACCTATCTCCTGATCTTTCCCATGATGGCAGGAATGATGTTTATTTCTGAATTTATTGCCGCTCAGATTCCGACTACCGGGCCTTTTTTTGGCGATTTTTATGAATATTTTACCCAATTAATGAATCAACTGACGGATAATCCTGTTGTAATGATTATCATGACGGTAATTATGGCTCCCATTTTTGAGGAAATTATATTCAGGGGAATTATTCAGAAAGGATTGATCAATAAAGGAGTAGAACCATGGAAAGCAATTTTGTATGCTTCCATTATTTTTGGAGTGGTTCACGGAAACCCATGGCAGTTTATCAGTGCAGTGATGCTGGGCTGTGTATTGGGATTGGTATATCATAAAACAAAATCTTTACTGATGCCGATATTGTTGCATGCATTTAATAATTTAACCCTGTCACTGTTGGTGCTTTACGGTAAAGATGAGAGTTTTGCAAAGGTTCTGCATGTTTCAGAATGGCTTATTCTGGCTGTTGGAATTGTACTTTTCTCTTTATTCTACTATCTCTTTATGAAAAAGTATAAAGTACATTATGCTGAAATGTAA
- the rdgB gene encoding RdgB/HAM1 family non-canonical purine NTP pyrophosphatase: MELLVATHNEHKKEEIQQILGSDCVVKSLTDYNIHEEIVEDGDSFHANALIKAKYCFEKTGVPSLGDDSGLVVESLDGRPGIFSARYAGDHDFAKNIEKVLEEMQGVENRKAYFVTVLCYYDENGAQYFEGRVHGNLLTENKGFKGFGYDPIFVPEGYERTFAEMNPEDKNKISHRKQALDLFMDFLKVTD; this comes from the coding sequence ATGGAATTATTAGTAGCTACACACAACGAACATAAAAAAGAAGAAATCCAACAGATCCTGGGAAGTGATTGTGTTGTGAAAAGTCTTACCGATTACAACATTCACGAAGAAATTGTAGAAGACGGAGATTCTTTTCATGCCAATGCGCTCATTAAAGCCAAATACTGTTTTGAGAAAACCGGAGTTCCAAGTTTGGGAGATGACAGCGGTCTGGTAGTGGAATCGTTGGATGGAAGACCTGGAATTTTTTCCGCACGTTATGCTGGAGATCATGATTTTGCCAAAAATATCGAAAAGGTATTGGAAGAAATGCAGGGTGTTGAAAACAGAAAAGCTTATTTTGTGACAGTTCTGTGCTACTATGATGAAAATGGGGCTCAATATTTTGAAGGCAGAGTTCACGGAAATTTATTGACTGAAAATAAAGGTTTCAAAGGATTCGGATATGATCCGATTTTTGTTCCTGAAGGTTATGAAAGAACCTTTGCTGAAATGAATCCTGAAGACAAAAATAAAATCAGCCACCGTAAACAGGCATTAGACCTATTTATGGATTTTTTAAAAGTAACTGATTAA
- a CDS encoding ribonuclease Z: MSTYLTILGFNSAIPTINTSPTAQLLEMEERLFLIDCGEGTQVQLRKAKARFSKINHIFISHLHGDHCFGLPGLIASFRLLGRDTPLHVYGPKGIKKMLETIFQITETHRGFEVVYHELDKDYSEKIYEDNRVEVYTIPLDHRIYCNGYLFKEKQKDRHLNMKEIAKYSEIETCDYHNIKAGKDFVLSDGYVLKNEILTLEPAPSVSYAFCSDTRYLESVIPIIKNVTVLYHESTFLHDLKEMADYTGHTTALEAATIAQKAQVGKLILGHFSNRYGDLTVFTDQAREIFPNTFLPKALESVKI; the protein is encoded by the coding sequence TTGAGTACGTATTTAACAATATTAGGTTTTAATTCTGCTATCCCAACCATCAACACATCACCTACAGCACAGCTGCTGGAAATGGAAGAAAGACTCTTCCTGATTGATTGTGGAGAAGGTACACAAGTACAGCTTAGGAAAGCAAAAGCAAGATTTTCAAAGATCAATCATATTTTTATCTCTCATCTTCACGGAGATCATTGTTTCGGACTTCCGGGACTTATTGCTTCTTTCCGTCTTTTAGGAAGAGATACCCCGCTGCATGTCTACGGGCCGAAAGGAATAAAAAAGATGCTGGAAACTATTTTCCAGATTACAGAAACCCATCGTGGTTTTGAAGTGGTTTATCATGAGCTGGACAAAGATTATTCTGAAAAAATATATGAGGACAACAGGGTAGAAGTATATACGATTCCGTTGGATCACAGGATTTACTGTAATGGCTATCTTTTTAAAGAAAAGCAGAAAGACAGGCATCTTAACATGAAAGAAATTGCCAAATACAGTGAGATTGAAACCTGCGATTATCATAATATAAAAGCAGGGAAAGATTTTGTACTGAGTGACGGCTATGTTCTTAAAAATGAAATTCTGACTCTTGAGCCTGCTCCGTCAGTGTCTTATGCATTTTGCAGTGATACCCGTTATCTTGAAAGTGTTATTCCGATTATTAAAAATGTAACGGTGCTCTATCATGAATCCACATTTTTACATGATCTGAAGGAAATGGCAGATTATACAGGACATACCACAGCATTGGAAGCAGCAACCATTGCTCAGAAAGCTCAGGTGGGGAAACTGATCTTAGGACATTTTTCCAACAGGTATGGAGATTTGACTGTATTTACCGATCAGGCCAGAGAAATTTTCCCTAATACATTTTTGCCCAAAGCATTGGAAAGTGTAAAGATTTAG
- a CDS encoding TIGR02757 family protein: MLKFEELRDFLNEKADQYNAPDFIENDPIQIPHRFSLKQDIEIAGFLAATISWGNRKSIINSADKMLDIMGNSPYDFVMNYSEKDLKEIQDKSIHRTFNGQDFSYFIRQFNRIYKENESLESLFDVKKTEHNFLHAIERFRNGFLETEKHRSHKHVSSPYKNSSAKRIIMFLRWMVRKDKRGVDFGIWEKIDQKHLSIPLDVHTGNISRKLGLVSRTQNDWKTVEELDVAIRKFDEKDPAKYDFALFGLGVTKELL, encoded by the coding sequence ATGCTGAAATTTGAAGAACTTAGAGACTTTCTCAACGAAAAGGCAGATCAGTATAACGCTCCCGATTTTATTGAAAATGATCCCATCCAGATCCCACACCGTTTTTCTTTAAAACAGGACATTGAAATCGCAGGATTTCTGGCAGCTACAATCTCCTGGGGAAACAGAAAATCAATCATTAATTCTGCGGATAAAATGCTTGATATTATGGGAAACTCTCCTTATGATTTTGTGATGAATTATTCTGAAAAGGATCTGAAGGAGATTCAGGATAAAAGTATTCACAGAACTTTCAATGGACAGGACTTTTCCTATTTTATAAGACAGTTCAACAGAATTTATAAAGAAAACGAAAGCCTGGAAAGTCTATTTGACGTAAAAAAAACGGAGCATAACTTTCTCCATGCCATAGAACGATTCAGAAACGGATTTCTGGAAACAGAAAAACACAGAAGCCATAAACATGTCAGTTCTCCTTACAAAAATTCCTCTGCAAAAAGGATTATTATGTTTTTGAGATGGATGGTACGTAAAGACAAAAGGGGAGTAGACTTTGGAATTTGGGAAAAAATAGATCAGAAACATCTTTCCATTCCTCTGGATGTGCATACCGGAAATATCTCCAGAAAACTGGGATTGGTTTCCAGAACACAGAATGACTGGAAAACGGTAGAGGAGCTGGATGTTGCCATTAGAAAATTTGATGAAAAAGATCCTGCAAAATATGACTTTGCCTTGTTTGGATTAGGGGTAACCAAAGAACTGTTGTAA